Proteins from a genomic interval of Lelliottia amnigena:
- the yggU gene encoding protein YggU, producing MSAVSTCPDGLVLRLYIQPKASRDSIVGLHGDELKVAITAPPVDGQANAHLTKYLAKQFRVAKSQVIIEKGELGRHKQVKILNPQNIPTEVAALTE from the coding sequence ATGAGTGCTGTGAGCACTTGTCCCGATGGGCTGGTTTTACGGCTGTATATTCAGCCTAAAGCCAGCCGTGACAGTATTGTTGGATTGCATGGCGACGAGCTAAAAGTCGCCATTACCGCCCCACCCGTTGACGGTCAGGCTAACGCGCATTTAACCAAATATCTGGCTAAACAGTTTCGCGTCGCCAAAAGTCAGGTCATTATTGAAAAGGGTGAGCTGGGACGCCATAAACAGGTAAAAATCCTTAATCCGCAAAACATCCCGACGGAAGTCGCGGCACTGACAGAGTAG
- the mutY gene encoding adenine DNA glycosylase — translation MTMHASQFSAQVLDWYDKYGRKTLPWQIEKTPYKVWLSEVMLQQTQVATVIPYFERFMTRFPTITDLANAPLDEVLHLWTGLGYYARARNLHKAAQQVATTHQGKFPETFEDVAALPGVGRSTAGAVLSLALGKHFPILDGNVKRVLARCYAVDGWPGKKEVEKRLWEISEAVTPAKGVERFNQAMMDLGAIVCTRSKPKCELCPVNNLCVAYANHSWAQYPGKKPKQILPERTGYMLLMQHNDDAYLAQRPPSGLWGGLFCFPQFETEEGLRRWLAERGISADNLTQLNAFRHTFSHFHLDIVPMWLPVSSFASCMDEGTGLWYNLAQPPSVGLAAPVERLLQQLRAGAVV, via the coding sequence ATGACCATGCATGCCTCTCAATTTTCAGCCCAGGTGCTGGACTGGTACGACAAATACGGGCGTAAAACCCTGCCCTGGCAAATTGAAAAAACGCCGTACAAAGTATGGCTCTCTGAGGTGATGTTGCAACAAACGCAGGTCGCGACGGTTATCCCCTATTTTGAGCGCTTTATGACGCGCTTCCCGACAATCACCGATCTCGCCAATGCCCCCTTAGACGAAGTGCTGCACCTGTGGACGGGGCTTGGCTATTACGCCCGCGCGCGCAATCTGCACAAAGCCGCGCAACAGGTGGCAACGACGCATCAGGGTAAATTTCCTGAAACGTTTGAAGACGTGGCAGCGCTGCCCGGCGTTGGGCGATCCACGGCTGGCGCTGTGCTGTCCCTTGCACTCGGCAAACATTTTCCGATTCTCGACGGCAACGTGAAACGCGTGCTGGCTCGCTGTTATGCGGTGGATGGCTGGCCGGGTAAAAAAGAGGTCGAAAAGCGTTTATGGGAAATCAGCGAAGCCGTCACCCCGGCGAAAGGGGTTGAGCGTTTTAACCAGGCGATGATGGATTTGGGCGCTATCGTGTGCACGCGCTCAAAACCGAAGTGCGAGCTTTGTCCGGTTAATAATCTCTGCGTGGCCTATGCGAATCATTCATGGGCACAATATCCGGGTAAAAAACCCAAGCAGATCCTTCCTGAGCGCACCGGGTATATGTTGCTGATGCAGCATAATGATGATGCCTATCTGGCCCAGCGTCCGCCGAGCGGTTTGTGGGGCGGATTATTCTGTTTCCCACAGTTCGAAACCGAAGAAGGGCTGCGTCGTTGGCTGGCAGAACGTGGCATTAGCGCCGATAATCTCACGCAACTTAACGCATTTCGCCACACCTTTAGCCATTTTCATTTAGATATTGTGCCAATGTGGCTTCCCGTGTCCTCATTCGCCTCATGCATGGATGAAGGAACGGGTCTCTGGTATAACTTAGCGCAACCGCCATCGGTCGGGCTGGCCGCTCCGGTGGAGCGCCTGTTACAACAATTACGTGCCGGAGCAGTGGTTTAG
- the hemN_1 gene encoding oxygen-independent coproporphyrinogen III oxidase, with translation MANLPPLSLYIHIPWCVQKCPYCDFNSHALKGEVPHDDYVQHLLSDLDADVSYAQGREVKTIFIGGGTPSLLSGPAMQTLLDGVRARLNLAADAEITMEANPGTVEADRFVDYQRAGVNRISIGVQSFSEPKLKRLGRIHGSAEAKRAAHLATGLGLRSFNLDLMHGLPDQSLEEALDDLRQAIELNPPHLSWYQLTIEPNTLFGSRPPKLPDDDALWDIFEQGHQILTAAGYQQYETSAYAKPGYQCQHNLNYWRFGDYLGIGCGAHGKITFPDGRILRTAKTRHPRGYMEGRYLERQHDVEVEDKPFEFFMNRFRLLEPAPRAEFARYTGLPESVIRPQIDEALAKGYLTECDTYWQITEHGKLFLNSLLELFLADDS, from the coding sequence ATGGCTAATTTGCCACCTCTGAGTCTGTATATTCATATCCCCTGGTGCGTGCAGAAATGCCCGTACTGCGATTTCAATTCACACGCGCTGAAAGGCGAAGTGCCGCATGACGACTACGTTCAGCATCTGTTAAGCGATCTGGATGCCGACGTATCTTACGCACAGGGACGTGAAGTTAAGACCATTTTCATTGGTGGCGGGACGCCGAGCCTGCTTTCTGGCCCGGCGATGCAGACACTGCTGGATGGCGTGCGTGCGCGTCTGAATCTGGCAGCAGATGCAGAAATTACCATGGAAGCGAATCCTGGCACCGTTGAGGCCGATCGTTTTGTCGATTACCAACGTGCCGGGGTCAACCGTATTTCCATCGGTGTGCAGAGCTTTAGCGAGCCAAAACTTAAACGTCTGGGCCGCATTCACGGGTCAGCTGAAGCGAAGCGGGCAGCGCATCTGGCAACCGGTCTTGGGCTGCGGAGCTTTAATCTTGATTTGATGCACGGCCTGCCGGATCAGTCGCTGGAAGAGGCGCTTGACGATTTGCGCCAGGCGATTGAGCTGAATCCGCCGCATCTCTCCTGGTATCAGCTCACCATTGAGCCTAATACGCTGTTTGGCTCACGTCCGCCGAAACTGCCTGATGACGATGCGCTGTGGGATATTTTCGAACAAGGGCATCAGATTCTGACGGCGGCGGGGTATCAGCAGTACGAAACATCGGCCTATGCAAAACCAGGTTATCAGTGCCAGCATAATCTCAACTACTGGCGCTTTGGCGACTATTTGGGGATTGGCTGTGGCGCACACGGTAAAATCACCTTCCCGGACGGACGCATTTTGCGCACCGCCAAAACGCGCCATCCGCGCGGATATATGGAAGGCCGTTACCTTGAACGCCAGCATGATGTGGAAGTGGAAGACAAACCGTTTGAGTTCTTTATGAACCGTTTCCGTTTGCTGGAACCGGCACCGCGTGCAGAGTTTGCGCGTTACACGGGCCTGCCTGAATCCGTTATTCGTCCGCAGATTGATGAGGCGCTGGCGAAAGGGTATCTGACCGAGTGCGACACGTACTGGCAGATTACTGAACACGGGAAACTGTTCTTAAACTCCCTTCTTGAGCTGTTCCTCGCCGACGATTCCTGA
- the yggN gene encoding protein YggN, whose protein sequence is MMHKTLLAVALMTTALTAHAEYKCEVTPRDDVILNPQTVQVKGENGNLVITPDGNVMFNGKQYTLSAAQREQAKDYQADLRAALPWIDEGALTRVEKGRVALDKIIAKEVGENSNMRSRLTKLDAQLKEQMNRILEHRTDGLTFHYKAIDQVRADGQNLVNQAMGGILQDSINEMGAKAVLKGGGNPLQGVLGSLGGLQTSIQNEWKNQEADFQKFGKDVCKRVVTLEDSRKALVGSLK, encoded by the coding sequence ATGATGCACAAAACGCTGCTGGCTGTGGCACTGATGACAACCGCGTTGACGGCGCATGCGGAATACAAATGTGAAGTCACACCGCGCGACGATGTGATCCTGAATCCGCAAACCGTCCAGGTGAAAGGCGAAAACGGCAATCTGGTCATCACGCCTGATGGCAATGTGATGTTTAACGGCAAACAATATACCCTGAGCGCGGCACAGCGCGAGCAGGCAAAAGATTATCAGGCCGATCTCCGCGCCGCGCTTCCGTGGATTGACGAAGGTGCGCTTACCCGTGTAGAGAAAGGGCGCGTGGCGCTGGATAAGATCATCGCGAAAGAAGTGGGGGAGAATAGCAATATGCGCTCTCGCCTGACCAAGCTGGACGCGCAGCTGAAAGAACAGATGAACCGCATTCTTGAGCATCGTACCGATGGCCTGACGTTCCACTACAAGGCTATCGATCAGGTGCGTGCCGACGGACAAAACCTGGTAAATCAGGCGATGGGCGGTATCCTGCAGGACAGCATCAATGAGATGGGGGCGAAAGCCGTTCTGAAAGGCGGTGGTAACCCGCTGCAGGGCGTTTTAGGTAGCCTTGGTGGTCTGCAAACCTCCATTCAAAATGAGTGGAAAAATCAGGAAGCCGATTTCCAAAAGTTTGGCAAAGACGTGTGTAAGCGCGTGGTAACACTTGAAGATAGCCGGAAGGCGCTGGTGGGATCGCTGAAGTAA
- the yggX gene encoding Fe(2+)-trafficking protein, with amino-acid sequence MARTIFCTYLQRDAEGQDFQLYPGDLGKRIFNEISKEAWAQWQQKQTMLINEKKLTMMNPDHRKLLEAEMVNFLFEGKDVHIEGYTPPEK; translated from the coding sequence ATGGCCAGAACAATTTTTTGTACCTATCTGCAGCGCGACGCTGAAGGGCAAGACTTTCAGCTCTATCCGGGCGATTTGGGAAAACGCATCTTTAACGAGATCTCTAAAGAAGCCTGGGCGCAGTGGCAGCAGAAACAGACCATGCTCATCAACGAGAAAAAACTCACGATGATGAACCCGGATCACCGCAAACTGCTTGAAGCAGAAATGGTGAATTTCTTGTTCGAAGGGAAAGACGTCCACATCGAAGGCTACACGCCACCAGAAAAATAA
- the trmB gene encoding tRNA (guanine-N(7)-)-methyltransferase: MPVSRTLSQADYSFMKNDVISPEFDENGRPLRRIRSFVRRQGRLTKGQQHALDNYWPVMGVEFSEQPVDFAELFGRNGPITLEIGFGMGTSLVTMAKARPEQNFLGIEVHSPGVGACLATAHEEGIENLRVMCHDAVEVLHKMIPDNSLNMVQLFFPDPWHKARHNKRRIVQAEFAELVKSKLKLGGVFHMATDWEPYAEHMLEVMSSLDGYKNLSENNDYVPRPDSRPVTKFEQRGHRLGHGVWDLMFERVK, from the coding sequence ATGCCCGTTTCCCGAACACTCTCACAAGCAGACTACTCTTTTATGAAAAACGACGTCATTTCACCGGAATTTGATGAAAACGGTCGCCCGCTGCGCCGTATTCGCAGCTTTGTCCGCCGCCAGGGGCGCCTGACAAAAGGGCAGCAACACGCGCTGGATAACTACTGGCCGGTGATGGGCGTTGAGTTCAGCGAACAGCCTGTCGACTTCGCCGAGCTGTTTGGTCGCAACGGACCGATTACCCTGGAGATTGGTTTTGGCATGGGCACGTCGCTGGTGACCATGGCGAAAGCGCGTCCGGAGCAAAACTTCCTGGGTATTGAGGTTCACTCCCCGGGCGTGGGTGCGTGCCTGGCAACGGCGCATGAAGAGGGCATCGAGAACCTGCGCGTGATGTGCCACGACGCGGTCGAAGTGCTGCACAAAATGATTCCTGACAATTCTTTGAACATGGTTCAGCTCTTTTTCCCTGACCCATGGCACAAAGCACGTCATAATAAACGCCGCATCGTTCAGGCAGAATTTGCTGAGCTTGTGAAAAGTAAGCTAAAACTCGGCGGCGTCTTTCACATGGCGACCGACTGGGAGCCGTATGCGGAACATATGCTGGAAGTTATGTCGTCTCTGGATGGGTACAAAAACCTGTCTGAGAATAACGATTATGTACCGCGCCCGGATTCACGTCCGGTGACAAAATTTGAACAGCGTGGCCATCGTCTTGGTCACGGTGTATGGGACTTAATGTTCGAGAGGGTGAAATAA
- a CDS encoding protein YcjD, translated as MEKLKQLRIEMTPEESRLWYLLRDRHFFGYTFRRQMPIGAYIVDFACFKARLIVELDGGQHQDDVAYDQRRSAFLNDNGWKVIRFWNNEFRSNEEGVLSVILEHLQCLMPSP; from the coding sequence ATGGAAAAATTAAAACAACTCCGCATTGAAATGACACCTGAGGAATCACGCCTCTGGTATTTGCTCAGAGATCGCCACTTCTTTGGCTATACGTTTCGCCGCCAAATGCCGATTGGGGCATATATCGTGGATTTCGCCTGTTTTAAAGCGCGCCTGATAGTGGAACTGGATGGGGGTCAGCATCAGGATGACGTTGCGTATGATCAACGCAGATCGGCATTTTTGAATGACAATGGCTGGAAAGTGATTCGGTTCTGGAATAACGAGTTCAGATCGAATGAAGAGGGTGTGCTAAGCGTTATTCTTGAGCACCTTCAATGCCTGATGCCCTCACCCTAA
- a CDS encoding resistance protein — protein sequence MKTLTFLLSTVIELYTMALLLRVWMQWARCDFYNPFSQFVVKITQPVIGPLRRIIPPMGPIDSASMLVAFILSVIKAIVLFMVITFQPIIWIAAVLILVKTIGLLIFWVLLVMAVMSWVSRGRSPVEYAMIQLTEPLLRPIRNLLPSMGGIDFSPMILVLLLYVLNMGIAELLQSTGNMLLPGLWMAL from the coding sequence ATGAAGACGTTGACTTTCCTGCTCTCAACGGTCATTGAACTGTACACGATGGCGCTGCTGTTACGCGTCTGGATGCAGTGGGCCCGTTGTGATTTTTACAATCCATTCTCGCAGTTTGTGGTGAAAATTACGCAACCTGTCATTGGCCCGCTGCGTCGTATCATCCCACCGATGGGGCCAATTGATAGCGCCTCAATGCTGGTGGCGTTTATTCTCAGCGTCATCAAAGCCATTGTGCTGTTTATGGTGATCACGTTCCAGCCCATCATCTGGATCGCAGCGGTGCTCATTCTGGTGAAAACCATTGGTCTGCTGATCTTCTGGGTGCTGCTGGTGATGGCCGTCATGAGTTGGGTAAGCCGTGGTCGCAGCCCGGTTGAATACGCGATGATTCAGTTGACCGAACCGTTGCTGCGTCCGATCCGTAATTTATTGCCTTCTATGGGCGGTATCGATTTTTCACCGATGATCCTGGTGCTGCTGCTTTATGTGCTGAACATGGGTATCGCTGAGCTGTTACAGTCAACAGGCAATATGCTGCTGCCGGGGCTGTGGATGGCGCTATGA
- a CDS encoding pyridine nucleotide-disulfide oxidoreductase — protein MKIYPPNDARTFPVSALEADLLVAGGGLAGLCAALAAARDGLNVVLIQDRPVLGGNASSEVRLWANGATSHMGNNNRWAREGGIMGEILEENLWRNKEGNPVMFDLVLLDLARSQPGLTLLLNTAVYDVEKTGSRITAVSAFNAINETFYTVRAAQFCDATGDGVLGFLAGAEYREGAEEIDELGEKMAPGDHFGHKLGHSIYFYTKRTAEPVNFVAPSFALKDITEIPRYKRLTSTLNGCDLWWLEWGGRLDTVHQSEEIKWELWKIVWGVWDYIKNSGEFPDAENLTIEWVGAIPGKRESRRFIGDHILCQQDIIEQRDHYDAVAYGGWSIDLHPADGVYSTHDGCRQFHSKGTYTIPFRSLYSRSLDNLFLTGRLISASHVAFGSARVMCTCGLLGEVVGRAAALCHTHNLTPQRLANRDRIRDLQQHLQETGCYIPRQWLDNPALGATVSTSSEYVLTSLEPNGEWLPLAARMAILMPIKRDETLPAMTFRLRAGMPRHLTISLFGSEKAGNFTPECHYDATTIDVHGEQEYRCTFDWTSDRDQYIFVIFDACNEIDIALTETRLPGLMTVFNSLNKRVAKQTRQVSDGDYGVEEFDFWLPRRHPHQIFPAMQLDAPLHCYVPDNLLNGRLRPEQQTNAWIPADNDPAPRVVWTWETPQRIQSLTLIQDNDFDNAMETVQMGHHQAITPHCITQYRLWADGNLIAYVEHNHHAVCEHRFITPLTAKTITLEILGTAGARPAVYALNVR, from the coding sequence ATGAAAATCTATCCTCCAAATGATGCCAGAACCTTTCCCGTCTCGGCGCTTGAAGCCGATCTGCTGGTCGCAGGTGGTGGGCTTGCCGGATTGTGTGCGGCCCTGGCAGCGGCGCGCGATGGTCTGAATGTCGTCCTGATTCAGGACCGCCCTGTATTGGGAGGAAATGCCTCCAGCGAAGTGCGCCTCTGGGCCAATGGCGCGACGTCGCACATGGGCAATAATAATCGCTGGGCACGCGAGGGTGGCATCATGGGGGAGATCCTTGAGGAGAATCTCTGGCGCAATAAAGAGGGGAATCCGGTGATGTTCGACCTGGTTCTGCTTGATCTTGCGAGAAGCCAACCAGGGCTGACGCTGCTGCTGAACACCGCTGTTTATGATGTGGAGAAAACCGGCTCGCGCATCACTGCCGTCAGCGCATTTAATGCCATCAACGAAACCTTTTACACGGTGCGCGCCGCGCAGTTTTGCGATGCGACAGGGGACGGCGTGCTCGGTTTTCTGGCTGGGGCGGAGTATCGCGAAGGGGCAGAAGAGATTGATGAACTGGGTGAGAAAATGGCTCCCGGCGATCACTTCGGGCATAAGCTTGGCCACTCCATCTATTTCTACACCAAACGTACCGCCGAGCCGGTGAACTTTGTTGCCCCCTCGTTTGCGCTCAAAGACATCACAGAGATCCCCCGCTATAAACGTTTGACCTCGACGCTTAACGGCTGCGATCTGTGGTGGCTGGAGTGGGGAGGACGTCTTGATACCGTCCACCAGAGTGAGGAGATCAAATGGGAGTTGTGGAAAATCGTCTGGGGCGTCTGGGATTATATTAAAAACTCCGGCGAGTTCCCGGATGCAGAAAATCTGACGATTGAGTGGGTCGGTGCCATCCCCGGGAAACGAGAAAGCCGTCGCTTTATCGGCGATCATATTCTTTGCCAGCAGGACATCATCGAGCAGCGCGATCACTATGACGCGGTTGCGTACGGCGGCTGGTCGATTGACCTGCACCCGGCGGACGGTGTTTACAGCACCCACGACGGCTGCCGACAGTTTCATAGCAAAGGCACGTACACCATCCCGTTTCGCTCGCTGTATAGCCGCTCGCTGGATAATCTGTTCCTGACAGGCAGACTGATTTCTGCTTCGCACGTTGCCTTCGGCAGCGCCCGCGTGATGTGTACCTGCGGGCTGCTCGGTGAAGTCGTTGGTCGCGCCGCTGCGCTGTGCCATACGCATAACCTGACGCCTCAGAGGCTCGCTAACCGCGATCGTATTCGTGACCTTCAACAGCATTTGCAGGAAACCGGATGTTATATCCCCCGTCAGTGGCTCGACAATCCGGCACTCGGCGCGACGGTCTCGACCAGTAGTGAGTACGTGCTGACCTCGCTTGAACCCAACGGCGAATGGCTGCCGCTTGCGGCGCGGATGGCGATACTGATGCCCATAAAACGCGACGAGACGCTGCCTGCCATGACGTTTCGTCTGCGTGCCGGCATGCCACGGCACCTCACAATTTCGCTGTTCGGTAGCGAAAAGGCAGGCAACTTCACGCCTGAATGCCATTACGACGCAACGACAATCGACGTCCATGGCGAACAGGAATACCGCTGCACATTTGACTGGACCAGCGATCGCGACCAATACATTTTTGTCATCTTCGATGCCTGCAACGAGATTGATATTGCACTCACAGAAACCCGTTTGCCCGGCCTGATGACCGTGTTTAACAGCCTGAATAAACGCGTGGCAAAACAGACCCGTCAGGTTTCTGATGGTGATTACGGCGTGGAAGAGTTTGATTTCTGGCTGCCGCGCCGCCATCCGCATCAAATCTTCCCGGCCATGCAGCTGGATGCGCCGCTTCACTGCTATGTGCCTGATAACCTGCTTAATGGCCGTCTGCGCCCTGAGCAGCAAACCAACGCGTGGATCCCCGCCGACAATGACCCTGCCCCACGGGTCGTCTGGACATGGGAAACCCCACAACGTATCCAGTCTCTGACACTTATCCAGGATAATGACTTCGACAATGCGATGGAGACGGTGCAGATGGGCCATCACCAGGCCATCACCCCGCATTGCATTACGCAGTATCGGCTGTGGGCTGATGGCAATCTGATTGCCTACGTTGAACATAATCATCACGCCGTCTGTGAACATCGCTTCATCACCCCTCTTACCGCAAAAACGATCACCCTGGAGATCCTTGGCACTGCGGGCGCACGCCCCGCCGTCTATGCGCTCAACGTGCGCTAG
- the yggS gene encoding alanine racemase, producing the protein MNDIAHNLAQVREKISAAATRCGRASEEVSLLAVSKTKPASAIAEAIAAGQREFGENYVQEGVDKIRHFQETGMTGLQWHFIGPLQSNKSRLVAEHFDWCHTVDRLRIATRLSEQRPAGKAPLNVLIQINISDENSKSGITLAELDALAAQVAELPGLRLRGLMAIPAPETEYERQFAVAQQMAVAFEALKARYVTVDTLSLGMSDDMEAAIAAGSTMVRIGTAIFGARDYTQ; encoded by the coding sequence ATGAACGACATTGCGCATAACCTGGCACAGGTCAGGGAGAAAATCTCAGCCGCAGCAACACGTTGCGGCCGTGCTTCAGAAGAAGTTTCGCTGCTTGCAGTCAGTAAAACCAAGCCTGCGAGCGCCATCGCAGAAGCTATTGCCGCAGGGCAACGTGAGTTTGGTGAAAACTACGTTCAGGAGGGTGTGGACAAAATTCGTCATTTTCAGGAAACAGGAATGACGGGTCTACAATGGCACTTTATTGGTCCCTTGCAGTCGAACAAAAGTCGTCTGGTGGCAGAGCATTTTGACTGGTGCCATACCGTCGATCGTCTGCGTATCGCCACGCGTTTAAGTGAACAGCGTCCGGCTGGCAAAGCGCCACTGAACGTATTGATTCAAATAAATATTAGTGACGAAAACAGCAAGTCAGGCATTACGCTTGCTGAGCTTGACGCGCTGGCCGCCCAGGTCGCGGAACTCCCGGGTCTACGCCTGCGGGGACTGATGGCGATCCCCGCCCCAGAAACAGAGTATGAAAGGCAGTTTGCCGTGGCACAGCAAATGGCTGTAGCATTTGAAGCGCTTAAAGCACGCTACGTTACCGTAGACACGCTTTCACTGGGCATGTCGGACGATATGGAGGCCGCAATCGCGGCTGGCAGCACGATGGTGCGCATCGGCACAGCAATTTTCGGTGCGCGCGATTACACCCAATAA
- the yggR gene encoding twitching motility protein — protein sequence MNSGQRLRASAFNHIHGTSITLRLLPVTCPTLSELTAPKVIPDLLSSDNGLILVTGATGSGKSTTLAAMVDHLNSHCEGHILTLEDPVEFIYQSNRCLIQQREIGLHCPSFSQALRAALREDPDVILLGELRDSETIRLALTAAETGHLVLATLHTRGASQAIERLVDTFPAEEKDPVRNQLAGSLRAVLAQKLERDAQGGRVALFEMLVNTPASANLIREGKTWQLPGIIQTGQQAGMQNFDQSLAERKAQGRL from the coding sequence ATGAACAGCGGGCAACGCTTGCGCGCCAGCGCGTTTAACCATATTCATGGCACCTCGATAACGCTCAGATTGTTGCCAGTGACCTGTCCAACGCTGTCAGAGCTTACGGCGCCTAAAGTCATCCCCGATCTACTTTCCAGTGACAACGGGTTGATTCTGGTCACCGGCGCCACAGGCAGCGGAAAATCCACCACGCTGGCGGCGATGGTGGATCATCTCAATAGCCATTGCGAGGGTCATATTCTTACTCTTGAAGATCCGGTGGAGTTTATTTATCAAAGCAATCGCTGTCTGATTCAACAGCGAGAAATTGGCCTGCACTGTCCCTCCTTTTCTCAGGCGCTACGTGCGGCATTACGTGAAGATCCCGACGTCATTTTGCTGGGCGAGTTGCGGGATAGCGAAACGATCCGCCTCGCGCTAACGGCCGCAGAAACCGGGCATCTGGTATTGGCGACGCTGCATACCCGAGGTGCGTCTCAGGCCATCGAACGGCTGGTGGATACTTTTCCTGCCGAGGAAAAAGATCCTGTAAGAAACCAGCTGGCGGGGAGCTTGCGCGCGGTACTGGCGCAAAAGCTTGAGCGCGATGCGCAGGGCGGGCGAGTGGCGCTTTTCGAAATGCTGGTGAACACGCCTGCATCCGCGAATCTCATTCGTGAGGGGAAAACCTGGCAACTGCCCGGCATCATTCAAACCGGGCAGCAGGCAGGGATGCAAAACTTTGACCAAAGCCTGGCCGAACGCAAGGCGCAGGGACGGCTCTAG
- the yggL gene encoding protein YggL → MANRSRRLRKKMHIEEFQEVGFSVAWRFPEGTSVETIDKEVDAFIDEVIEPNKLAFDGSGYLSWEGLICKQEIGKCTEEQQALVRKWLEDRKFEEVRVSELFDIWWD, encoded by the coding sequence ATGGCAAACCGTAGCCGTCGTCTGCGTAAAAAGATGCACATCGAAGAATTCCAGGAAGTTGGCTTTTCTGTCGCGTGGCGTTTCCCGGAAGGCACCAGTGTAGAAACGATTGATAAGGAAGTTGACGCCTTTATCGATGAAGTCATCGAGCCAAATAAACTGGCGTTTGATGGCAGTGGCTACCTGTCGTGGGAAGGACTGATCTGCAAGCAAGAAATCGGTAAATGCACCGAAGAGCAGCAGGCACTTGTACGTAAATGGCTGGAAGACCGCAAATTCGAAGAGGTACGCGTCAGCGAACTTTTCGATATTTGGTGGGACTAA
- the rdgB gene encoding deoxyribonucleotide triphosphate pyrophosphatase yields the protein MQKVVLATGNAGKVRELASLLNDFGLDVVAQTELGVDSAEETGLTFIENAILKARHAAQVTGLPAIADDSGLAVDALGGAPGIYSARYSGVDATDQQNLEKLLETLKDVPDAQRQAQFHCVLVYMRHAEDPTPIVCHGSWPGVIARESAGSGGFGYDPIFFVPSEDKTAAELTREEKSAISHRGRALKLLLEALRNG from the coding sequence ATGCAGAAAGTTGTTCTCGCTACCGGTAACGCCGGTAAAGTGCGCGAGCTGGCCTCGCTATTAAATGATTTTGGCCTGGACGTCGTGGCGCAAACCGAGTTGGGCGTGGATTCCGCGGAAGAGACCGGTCTGACCTTTATCGAAAATGCGATTCTGAAAGCACGCCATGCCGCGCAGGTGACGGGCCTGCCCGCTATCGCCGATGACTCTGGTCTGGCGGTTGATGCCCTGGGCGGCGCACCGGGTATTTATTCCGCACGCTATTCCGGCGTTGATGCGACTGACCAGCAGAATCTGGAAAAACTGCTCGAAACGCTAAAAGATGTACCGGATGCGCAGCGTCAGGCGCAGTTTCACTGTGTGCTGGTGTATATGCGTCATGCCGAAGACCCAACACCGATTGTCTGCCACGGAAGCTGGCCGGGCGTGATTGCTCGCGAGTCTGCTGGCAGCGGCGGCTTTGGCTATGACCCCATTTTCTTTGTCCCGTCTGAGGACAAAACCGCGGCGGAACTAACCCGCGAAGAAAAAAGTGCGATTTCCCACCGGGGTCGCGCGTTAAAACTGTTACTGGAAGCATTACGTAATGGCTAA